A stretch of the Cuculus canorus isolate bCucCan1 chromosome 15, bCucCan1.pri, whole genome shotgun sequence genome encodes the following:
- the INTS1 gene encoding integrator complex subunit 1 isoform X3 has translation MNRPKAGAVRRPSAVPKPSAHPPPGDFIALGSKGQSGEGKAAVTLLKTAPPGLPSERKREAAAALAGPAGLTGLTKRPKLSSTPPLSALGRLAEAAVAEKRAISPSIKEPSVIPIEVVPTVLLDEIEAAEAEGNDDRIEGVLCGAVKQLKMNRAKPDTTLYLSLMYLAKIKPNIFATEGVIEALCSLLRRDASINFKAKGNSLVSVLACNLLMAAYEEDENWPEIFVKVYIEDSLGERIWVDSPHCKTFVDNIQTAFNTKMPPKSMLLHGEVGRSGGDLSAGSSPHPSMTEEEDSQSELLIAEEKMSPEQEGQLMPRYDDLAESVEEYVLDMLRDQLNRRQPMDNVSRNLLRLLTATCGYKEVRQMAVQRLEMWLQNPKLTKPAQDLLMSVCMNCNTHSSEDMEVISNLIKIRLKPKVLLNHYMLCIRELLNAHRDNLGTTIKFVIFNELSNARNPNNMQILYTVLQHSSEQAPKYLAMVFQDLLTTKDDYLRASRALLREIIKQTKHEINFQAFCLGLMQERKEAQYAEMEFKERFVIHITDLLAVSMMLGITAQVKEAGIAWDKGEKKNLEVLRSFQNQIAAIQRDAVWWLHTVVPSISKLAPKDYVHCLHKVLFTEQPETYYKWDNWPPESDRNFFLRLCSEVPILEDTLMRILVIGLSRDLPLGPADAMELADHLVKRAAAVQADDVEVLRVERIQLIDAVLNLCTYHHPENIQLPPGYQPPNLAISTLYWKAWPLLLVVAAFNPENIGLAAWEDYPSLKMLMEMVMTNNYAYPQCTLTDEETRTEMINRELQISQREKQEILAFEGHLAAASTKQTITESSSLLLSQLTSLDPQGPPRRPPPHVLEQVKSLNQSLRLGHLLCRSRHPDFLLNIIQRQASSQSMPWLADLVQSSEGSLDVLPVQCLCEFLLHDAADESTSGEEEEEGESKEQRAKKRQRQQKQRQLLGRLQDLLLGPKADEQTTCEVLDYFLRRLSSSQVASRVLAMKGLSLVLSEGGLRDGEEKDHPMEEDSGDSELLQGYQWLLRDLPRLPLFDSVRATTAVALQQAIHMETDPQTISAYLVYLSQHAPVEDQAQHNDLALDVARLIVERSTIMSHLFSKLSYSAESDAVLVALLSIFSRYIKRMRQSKEGEEVYSWSESQDQVFLRWTSGETATMHILVVHAMVILLTLGPPQAGDSDFYTLLDIWFPEKKPLPTAFLVDTSEEALLLPDWLKLRMIRSEVPRLVDAALQDLEPQQLLLFVQSFGIPVSSMSKLLQYLDQAVSHDPQTLEQNIMDKNYMAHLVEVQHERGATGGQTFHSLLTASLPARRDSAETARSKSSPDNSQGQSRIRALSQVRVLGPEDDLAGIFLQLFPLNPDPRWQNSNLRPLALSLQQALGQELARVRQGNAQVTGITARLLQAVAALMNSPHSGALVMAMHRNHFISCPLMRQLYQYQRCMPQDTAFSSLFFKVLMQMLQWLENPAVEDGPLRAQLKAFAVQYSSRHRISDVRGGFLHLTEALTFRRDPDLISSTVRAIIATLKSGEKCNVEPELISKVLQGLIETHSPYLEELLTVLFSATVETTARFPAMKPIAVVSSLLLQDKEETPVKKELDSCSTEAAWLGPSSGLLNDWLEMLDPEVISSCPDLQQKLLFSWNKAGSQVPSFRPYLLALLTHQSSWTTLHQCIRLLLCRNREQRFDPTASLDFLWACIHIPRIWQGRDQRTPQKRREEFVLHLKASELISMVELILAEAETRYENTEEASCTLIQSRLPLLLSCSHGDLETIKKVTEYLTSCIQQWGSSSVGKCCQDLLLQIYLQLPELLVPMPEMLLTSEGARDSSTCKLDALVHRFINLLADTSDSKSSESRVWDANMACRKLAVAHPILLLRHLPMIAALLHGRVHLNFQEFRQQNHLTFFIHVLGILELLQPQVFQNEHQAALWDCLLSFIRLLLNYRKSSRHLAAFISKFVQFIHKYITCNAQAAVSFLQKHSDPLHDLSSDNSDLAMLKSLLAGLSLPSKSGVSDRGSDEEKDEAAAGSLPLVSVSLFTPLTPAEMAPYMKRLSRGQTVEDILEVLTDIDEMSRRRPEILSFFATNLQKLMSSSEESCRNLAFSLALRSIQNNPSIAADFLPTFMYCLGSRDFEVVQTALRNLPEYTLLCQEHAAVLLHRAFLVGMYGQIDTSSQISEALKVLHMEAMI, from the exons CACACCCACCGCCAGGAGACTTCATTGCGCTGGGCTCCAAAGGGCAGAGTGGTGAGGGCAAAGCTGCCGTCACGCTGCTGAAGACAGCACCCCCCGGGCTGCCCTCTGAGCGTAAGCGGGAGGCGGCAGCTGCTTTGGCGGGCCCAGCGGGACTGACTGGCCTGACCAAGCGGCCCAAGCTCTCCTCCACGCCACCCCTCAGTGCTCTGGGACGCCTGGCGGAGGCGGCTGTGGCAGAGAAGCGAGCCATCTCACCCTCCATCAAGGAACCGTCTGTCATCCCGATTGAAG TTGTCCCTACAGTGCTGCTGGATGAAATtgaggcagcagaggcagaaggcaATGACGACCGTATTGAAGGGGTGCTGTGTGGAGCCgtgaagcagctgaaaatgaacAGAGCCAAACCTGATACCACTCTGTACCTGAGCCTCATGTACCTggcaaaaatcaaaccaaacatATTTGCTACTGAAGGAGTTATTGAG GCACTGTGCAGCCTGCTCCGAAGAGATGCCTCTATCAATTTCAAAGCCAAAGGGAATAGCCTCGTGTCTGTCTTGGCCTGCAACCTTCTCATGGCAGCTTACGAAGAGGATGAGAACTGGCCAGAGATCTTTGTCAAG GTTTACATTGAGGACTCCTTAGGGGAACGCATCTGGGTGGACAGCCCTCACTGCAAGACATTTGTGGATAACATCCAAACAGCTTTTAACACAAAGATGCCTCCTAAGAGCATGCTTTTGCATGGGGAAGTTGGACGTAGTGGAGGGGACCTTAGTGCTG GGAGTAGTCCGCACCCTTCCATGACGGAGGAGGAAGACAGCCAGAGTGAGCTGCTGattgcagaggagaaaatgagcCCGGAGCAGGAGGGCCAGCTCATGCCCAG GTATGATGACCTTGCAGAGAGTGTGGAGGAATATGTTCTAGACATGCTGCGGGACCAATTGAACCGGCGCCAGCCAATGGACAATGTCTCCAGGAACCTCCTTCGACTCCTGACCGCAACCTGTGGCTACAAAGAGGTGCGGCAAATGGCTGTGCAGAGGCTGGAGATGTGGCTGCAGAATCCAAAG CTGACCAAGCCTGCTCAGGACTTGTTGATGTCAGTCTGTATGAACTGCAACACCCACAGCTCAGAGGACATGGAAGTTATCTCCAACCTCATCAAGATTCGTCTAAAGCCAAAAGTCCTTCTCAACCACTACATGCTGTGTATCAG AGAGCTGCTGAATGCACACAGGGATAACTTGGGCACCACAATTAAGTTTGTGATTTTCAATGAGCTCTCAAATGCAAGAAATCCCAACAACATGCAGATCCTGTATACTGTGCTTCAGCATAGCTCAGAACAGGCTCCAAAG TACCTAGCAATGGTGTTCCAGGACCTTTTGACTACTAAGGATGATTACCTGCGGGCTTCACGGGCTCTGCTACGAGAGATcataaaacagacaaaacacGAGATCAACTTCCAGGCCTTCTGTCTGGGTCTTATGCAGGAACGGAAGGAGGCCCAATATGCAGAAATGGAATTCAAG gagCGGTTTGTCATCCACATAACTGATCTGCTGGCTGTCTCCATGATGCTTGGTATCACAGCCCAGGTGAAGGAAGCTGGAATTGCTTGggacaaaggagagaaaaaga ACCTGGAAGTGCTGCGCTCTTTCCAGAACCAGATTGCTGCTATCCAACGAGATGCTGTCTGGTGGCTTCACACGGTCGTTCCATCTATCAGCAAGCTGGCTCCAAAGGACTATGTGCACTG CCTCCACAAGGTGCTTTTCACGGAACAGCCAGAAACCTACTACAAATGGGACAACTGGCCCCCTGAGAGTGACCGCAA CTTCTTCCTTCGCCTCTGCTCCGAGGTGCCCATCCTTGAAGACACTCTGATGCGGATCCTTGTGATTGGTTTGTCGCGGGACCTTCCTCTTGGCCCTGCGGATGCCATGGAGCTTGCTGACCACTTGGTGAAGCGGGCTGCAGCTGTGCAAGCAGATG atGTTGAGGTTCTGAGGGTAGAAAGAATCCAGCTGATTGATGCAGTCTTAAATCTGTGCACTTATCACCATCCAGAGAATATCCAGCTACCCCCAGG GTACCAGCCTCCAAATCTAGCCATTTCTACCCTCTACTGGAAAGCTTGGCCTCTCTTGCTTGTAGTGGCTGCATTCAATCCTGAAAACATTG GTCTGGCTGCATGGGAGGACTACCCTTCTCTAAAGATGCTCATGGAAATGGTCATGACCAA taattatgCCTATCCTCAATGTACCTTGACGGATGAGGAGACTCGCACAGAGATGATTAATCGTGAGCTTCAAATCTCCCAGAGGGAAAAACAGGAGATTCTTGCATTTGAGGGTCATCTGGCTGCTGCatccacaaaacaaacaattacagaaagcagcagccttTTGCTGTCCCAGCTGACAAGTCTGGACCCTCA GGGACCCCCACGAAGACCTCCACCCCATGTCCTGGAGCAGGTGAAAAGCCTCAACCAGTCACTTCGCTTGGGCCACCTTCTGTGTCGCAGTCGTCATCCTGACTTTCTGCTCAACATCATTCAGAGACAG GCCTCATCGCAGTCAATGCCATGGCTGGCAGATCTGGTTCAGTCCAGCGAGGGCTCCTTGgatgtccttcctgtgcagtGCCTTTGTGAGTTCCTGCTTCATGATGCTGCTGATGAGTCGACCTCAggtgaagaagaagaggagggcGAGAGTAAGGAGCAGCGTGCCAAGAAGCGCCAG AGGCAACAGAAACAGAGGCAGTTGCTTGGACGGTTGCAAGACTTGCTGTTGGGTCCCAAAGCAGATGAACAGACAACGTGTGAGGTGCTTGACTATTTCCTACGACGCTTGAGTTCCTCCCAGGTGGCCTCAAGGGTCTTGGCCATGAAG GGCTTGTCCTTGGTGCTGTCAGAAGGGGGACTGCgtgatggagaggagaaagatcACCCCATGGAGGAAGACTCTGGTGATTCTGAACTACTGCAGGGGTATCAGTGGCTGCTGAGAGACCTCCCGAGGCTGCCACTGTTTGACAGCGTTAGAGCCACAACAGCTGTTGCCTTGCAACAG GCCATCCACATGGAGACAGATCCCCAGACCATCAGTGCTTACCTGGTGTACCTCTCCCAGCATGCTCCAGTGGAGGACCAGGCACAACACAATGACCTCGCTTTG GATGTAGCCCGACTCATAGTGGAGCGCTCTACCATCATGTCtcacctcttctccaagctctCGTACAGTGCTGAATCAGATGCAGTGcttgttgctcttctctccaTCTTTTCTCGCTACATCAAACGCATGCGCCAGAGCAAGGAGGGCGAGGAGGTATATAGCTGG TCAGAGTCCCAGGATCAGGTGTTCCTTCGTTGGACTAGTGGGGAAACAGCCACTATGCACATCCTTGTGGTTCATGCCATGGTTATTCTCCTGACACTAGGGCCACCTCAAG CAGGGGATAGTGATTTTTATACCTTACTGGATATATGGTTCCCGGAGAAAAAGCCCCTTCCTACCGCTTTTCTGGTTGACACCTCAGAGgaggctctgctgctccccGACTGGCTAAAGCTGCGTATGATCCGCTCTGAGGTCCCTCGTCTTGTGGATGCAG CCCTGCAGGACCTGGAaccacagcagctgcttctctttgttCAGTCCTTTGGAATCCCAGTTTCCAGCATGAGCAAACTTCTGCAGTACCTGGATCAGGCAGTATCTCATGATCCACAGACACTGGAGCAGAACATCATGGACAAGA actACATGGCTCATCTTGTGGAAGTTCAGCATGAGAGAGGAGCAACAGGAGGCCAGACTTTCCACTCCCTTCTCACGGCCTCCTTACCAGCCCGACGAG ATAGCGCTGAGACTGCAAGGTCAAAATCTAGTCCTGACAACTCTCAAGGCCAGAGTCGGATCCGGGCCTTAAGCCAGGTGCGGGTTCTGGGCCCAGAAGATGATCTAGCTGGCATCTTTCTGCAG CTTTTCCCACTAAATCCAGACCCACGATGGCAGAATTCAAACCTGCGCCCGCTTGCCCTGTCACTTCAGCAGGCCTTGGGGCAGGAACTGGCTCGCGTCCGCCAGGGGAACGCTCAGGTGACCGGGATCACAGCACGACTCCTCCAGGCAGTAGCTGCACTGATGAACTCACCGCACAGTGGTGCGTTGGTGATGGCAATGCATCGCAACCACTTCATCTCCTGCCCGCTGATGCGCCAGCTGTACCAATATCAG CGCTGCATGCCACAAGACACTGCCTTTTCCTCGCTCTTCTTCAAAGTCCTCATGCAGATGCTGCAGTGGTTGGAGAACCCTGCAGTAGAAGATGGTCCTCTGCGTGCACAGCTGAAGGCCTTTGCTGTGCAGTACTCCTCAAGGCACAGGATCAGTGATG TTCGAGGTGGCTTCTTGCATCTCACAGAAGCTCTGACTTTCCGTCGTGACCCTGACTTGATCAGTTCCACAGTCCGTGCCATCATTGCAACCCTGAAATCAGGAGAGAAGTGTAACGTGGAGCCAGAGCTCATCAGCAAAG TCCTTCAAGGTCTGATTGAAACTCACTCTCCATACTTGGAGGAACTCCTGACTGTCCTCTTCTCAGCTACTGTTGAGACCACTGCCAGATTTCCTGCAATGAAACCAATTGCTGTGGTGAGCTCCTTGTTGCTCCAGGACAAAGAAGAAACCCCAGTGAAGAAGGAGCTGGACAGTTGCAG TACTGAAGCAGCTTGGCTAGGGCCCTCCTCTGGCCTTCTTAATGACTGGCTGGAGATGTTGGACCCGGAGGTGATCAGCAGCTGCCCTGATCTCCAGCAGAAGCTACTGTTCTCCTGGAATAAA GCAGGGTCTCAGGTGCCCTCCTTTCGCCCATATCTGTTGGCTCTTCTCACTCACCAGTCCAGCTGGACCACGCTGCACCAGTGCATCAGGCTTCTACTTTGCAGAAACCGGGAGCAAAG GTTTGACCCAACTGCATCCTTGGATTTCTTGTGGGCCTGTATTCACATTCCTCGGATCTGGCAGGGAAGAGACCAAAGAACTCCTCAG AAGCGTCGTGAGGAATTTGTGCTCCACTTAAAGGCATCAGAATTGATCAGCATGGTGGAACTGATCCTGGCTGAAGCAGAAACCAGATACGAGAACACGGAAGAGGCCTCCTGTACACTGATTCAGTCTCGGCTGCCTTTGTTGCTCAGTTGTTCTCATGGGGACCTTGAGACCATCAAAAAAGTAACAGAGTACCTGACCAGCTGCATCCAGCAGTGGGGAAGCAG ctctgTGGGGAAATGCTGCCAGGACCTTCTGCTTCAGATATACCTGCAACTGCCCGAGCTCCTTGTGCCTATGCCTGAGATGCTTCTCACCAGTGAAGGAGCCCGAGACAGTAGCACTTGCAAG CTCGATGCCCTGGTTCACAGATTCATTAACCTCCTCGCAGACACCAGTGACTCCAAGTCATCCGAAAGCCGTGTGTGGGATGCCAATATGGCCTGCAGGAAGCTAGCTGTGGCTCATCCCATCCTACTTCTTAG GCACTTGCCAATGATTGCAGCACTGCTGCACGGCCGTGTTCACCTCAATTTCCAGGAGTTCAGGCAGCAGAACCACTTGACCTTCTTCATCCACGTCCTGGGGATcttggagctgctccagccgcAGGTCTTTCAGAACGAGCACCAGGCGGCACTATGGGACTGTCTCCTGTCCTTCATCCGTCTGCTACTG AACTACCGAAAATCCTCGCGGCACCTAGCTGCCTTCATCAGCAAGTTTGTCCAGTTTATCCACAAGTACATCACGTGCAATGCCCAGGCAGCTGTCTCCTTCTTGCAGAAGCACTCGGATCCACTCCA TGACTTATCATCAGACAACAGTGACCTAGCAATGCTGAAGTCCCTCCTGGCTGGGCTGAGTCTACCCAGTAAAAGTGGTGTCTCGGACAGAGGTTCTGATGAAGAGAAAGATG aagcagcagctggctcTCTGCCCCTTGTCAGTGTGTCTCTCTTCACTCCTCTCACGCCAGCTGAAATGGCCCCGTATATGAAGAGGCTCTCTAGAGGCCAAACAGTTGAGG ACATACTGGAGGTGCTGACAGACATTGACGAGATGTCCAGGCGGAGGCCAGaaattctctccttttttgCT ACGAACCTACAGAAGCTGATGAGTTCATCAGAGGAGTCCTGCAGAAATCTAGCCTTTAGCCTGGCATTGCGCTCCATTCAGAACAACCCCAG CATTGCTGCAGATTTCCTTCCCACTTTCATGTACTGCCTTGGCAGCCGAGACTTTGAGGTGGTGCAGACTGCGCTGAGGAACCTGCCTGAATACACCCTCCTTTGCCAAG AACACGCAGCAGTGTTACTGCACAGGGCCTTCCTGGTGGGGATGTATGGCCAGATCGACACCAGCTCTCAGATTTCGGAGGCCTTGAAGGTTCTGCACATGGAGGCCATGATATGA